One stretch of Zingiber officinale cultivar Zhangliang chromosome 6B, Zo_v1.1, whole genome shotgun sequence DNA includes these proteins:
- the LOC121990756 gene encoding uncharacterized protein LOC121990756: MSARYEGTSNLSSSSSEDDDIFEAHRRLITQAIYRNNQVILKHLSEESNKGKHQGSIPGHIVINRNREAADRNLFNDYFAENPTYNAAMFRRKFRIGRNLFMRMFNEVSNHDNYFVQKRDGVGKLGLSSLQKMTAAFRILAYGVLADATDEYIKIGESTTIESVKRLFYRAVVEVFGGQYLRSPNANDVARLLHIGEQRDFPGIAPPARYVIQGKEYNMGYYLADGIYPKWSTLVQTIQDPRGTKNKLFAMKQEACRKDVE; the protein is encoded by the exons ATGAGTGCTAGATATGAAGGTACATCAAATTTATCATCCTCAAGCTCTGAAGATGATGATATATTTGAAGCACACAGAAGGCTTATCACTCAAGCGATCTACCGAAACAATCAGGTCATTTTGAAACATCTGAGtgaagaaagcaacaaaggcAAACATCAAGGATCTATTCCTGGTCACATAGTGATCAATCGTAATAGAGAAGCTGCTGATCGTAATCTATTCAATGATTACTTTGCCGAAAATCCTACATATAATGCTGCAATGTTTCGAAGAAAATTCCGGATAGGAAGAAATTTATTTATGCGTATGTTTAACGAGGTTAGTAATCATGATAATTATTTTGTGCAGAAAAGAGATGGAGTTGGAAaacttggtttgtcaagtttaCAAAAAATGACAGCTGCATTTCGAATATTGGCATATGGTGTACTGGCAGACGCTACTGATGAGTACATCAAAATAGGAGAATCAACTACCATAGAAAGTGTGAAAAGATTATTTTATCGTGCTGTTGTTGAAGTATTTGGAGGACAGTACCTGCGATCACCCAATGCTAATGATGTTGCCAGGCTTCTTCATATTGGTGAGCAGCGTGATTTTCCTG GTATTGCTCCCCCTGCTCGTTATGTCATTCAAGGAAAAGAGTATAACATGGGTTACTATTTAGCTGATGGTATATACCCAAAATGGTCTACACTTGTTCAAACAATTCAAGATCCACGCGGTACAAAGAATAAGTTGTTTGCAATGAAACAAGAGGCATGTAGAAAAGATGTTGAGTGA
- the LOC121991950 gene encoding DNA-directed RNA polymerase II subunit RPB2-like codes for MEDDYAMMDNDDDDDITQEDAWAVISAYFEEKGLVRQQLDSFDEFIQNTMQEIVDESSDIEIRPESQHNPGRQSDFVETIYKISFGQIYLSRPMMTESDGETATLFPKAARLRNLTYSAPLYVDVTKRIIKKGHDCEEVTETQEFAKVFIGKVPIMLRSSYCTLYQNSEKDLTELGECPYDQGGYFIINGSEKVLIAQEKMSTNHVYVFKKRQPNKFAYVAEVRSMAENQNRPASSMFVRMLSRASAKGGSSGQYIRATLPYIRADIPIIIIFRALGFVADKDILEHICYEFSDSQMMELLRPSLEEAFVIQNQQVALDYIGKRGATVGVTRDKRIKYAKEILQKEMLPHVGVGEYCETKKAYYFGYIIHRLLLCALGRRPEDDRDHYGNKRLDLAGPLLGGLFRMLFRKLTRDVRSYVQKCVDNGKDVNLQFAIKAKTITSGLKYSLATGNWGQANQAGTRAGVSQVLNRLTYASTLSHLRRLNSPIGREGKLAKPRQLHNSHWGMMCPAETPEGQACGLVKNLALMVYITVGSAANPILEFLDEWSTENFEEISPAVIPQSTKIFVNGCWVGIHRNPEMLVKTLRQLRRQIDVNTEVGVIRDIPLKELRLYTDYGRCSRPLFIVEKQRLLIKKKDIRALQQRETPEEGWHDLVAKGFIEYIDTEEEETTMISMTINDLVNARQNPEEAYCDTYTHCEIHPSLILGVCASIIPFPDHNQSPRNTYQSAMGKQAMGIYVTNYQLRMDTLAYVLYYPQKPLVTTRAMEHLHFRQLPAGINAIVAISCYSGYNQEDSVIMNQSSIDRGFFRSLFFRSYRDEEKKMGTLVKEDFGQPNRDNTMGMRHGSYEKLDDDGLAPPGTRVSGEDVIIGKTSPIAQDDSQGQASRYTRRDHSTSLRHSESGMVDQVLLTTNADGLRFVKVRVRSVRIPQIGDKFSSRHGQKGTVGMTYTQEDMPWTVEGITPDIIVNPHAIPSRMTIGQLIECIMGKVAAHMGKEGDATPFTDVTVDNISKALHKCGYQMRGFETMYNGHTGRRLPAMIFLGPTYYQRLKHMVDDKIHSRGRGPVQILTRQPAEGRSRDGGLRFGEMERDCMIAHGAAHFLKERLFDQSDAYRVHVCEKCGLVAIANLKKSSFECRGCKNKTDIVQVHIPYACKLLFQELMAMAIAPRMLTKEQLLAKDQKKK; via the exons ATGGAGGACGACTATGCAATGATGGACAACGACGATGACGACGATATCACCCAGGAGGACGCCTGGGCGGTGATCAGCGCCTACTTCGAGGAGAAGGGTCTTGTGCGGCAGCAGCTGGACTCCTTCGACGAGTTCATCCAGAACACTATGCAGGAGATCGTGGATGAGTCCTCGGACATTGAGATCCGCCCCGAGTCCCAGCATAACCCGGGCCGCCAGTCTGACTTCGTCGAG ACTATTTATAAGATAAGCTTCGGGCAGATATATTTGAGCAGGCCTATGATGACAGAGTCTGATGGTGAAACTGCCACATTATTCCCAAAAGCAGCAAGATTGAGGAACTTGACATATTCTGCTCCATTGTATGTTGACGTCACTAAAAGAATTATAAAGAAGGGGCATGATTGTGAAGAAGTGACAGAGACTCAAGAGTTTGCAAAAGTGTTTATAGGAAAG GTGCCTATAATGCTCCGGTCCAGTTATTGCACTTTGTATCAGAACTCTGAGAAGGATCTCACTGAACTTGGGGAGTGTCCTTATGATCAAGGAGGATATTTCATCATCAATGGAAGTGAAAAGGTGCTTATTGCACAGGAAAAGATGAGCACCAATCATGTATATGTATTTAAGAAAAGGCAGCCAAACAAGTTTGCTTATGTAGCTGAAGTTAGGTCTATGGCTGAGAACCAAAACAGGCCAGCAAGCAGCATGTTTGTCCGCATGCTTTCTCGTGCAAGTGCAAAAGGG GGTTCATCTGGACAATACATTCGAGCTACTCTCCCCTATATCCGAGCTGATATCCCTATAATAATTATCTTCCGGGCATTAGGTTTTGTTGCTGATAAGGATATACTTGAACACATATGCTATGAATTTTCTGATTCTCAAATGATGGAATTGCTGAGACCCTCTCTCGAGGAAGCATTTGTTATTCAGAACCAACAG GTGGCACTGGACTATATTGGTAAAAGAGGAGCAACAGTTGGTGTCACAAGGGACAAGCGGATCAA GTATGCTAAAGAAATTCTTCAAAAAGAAATGTTGCCTCATGTTGGTGTTGGTGAATACTGTGAAACAAAAAAAGCCTATTACTTTGG ATATATCATTCATCGTCTATTGTTGTGCGCCCTTGGACGAAGACCAGAAGATGATAGGGATCACTATGGCAACAAAAGACTAGATCTTGCTGGTCCTCTGCTTGGTGGCTTGTTCCGAATG CTCTTTAGAAAATTGACAAGGGATGTGAGATCCTATGTTCAAAAG TGTGTTGACAATGGAAAGGATGTGAACTTGCAATTTGCAATCAAAGCTAAGACTATTACTAGTGGTCTAAAGTACTCCCTTGCAACTGGAAATTGGGGACAGGCTAATCAAGCTGGTACTAGGGCAGGGGTTTCACAG GTGTTGAATCGATTGACATATGCATCCACACTATCTCACCTACGGAGGTTAAATTCTCCCATAGGACGTGAAG GGAAACTAGCAAAGCCTCGTCAGTTGCATAATTCTCACTGGGGCATGATGTGTCCTGCTGAAACACCTGAAGGACAG GCTTGTGGCCTTGTCAAGAATCTAGCATTAATGGTGTACATAACAGTAGGATCTGCTGCAAATCCAATATTGGAGTTTTTAGACGAGTGGAGTACTGAGAACTTTGAG GAAATCTCTCCGGCTGTTATTCCACAGTCAACAAAAATTTTTGTCAATGGCTGTTGGGTTGGGATTCACAGAAACCCAGAGATGTTGGTTAAAACCTTGAGACAATTGAGGAGACAG ATTGATGTCAACACTGAGGTGGGAGTCATACGGGACATTCCGCTGAAAGAATTGCGCCTTTATACTGACTATGGTCGCTGCAGTCGTCCACTTTTTATTGTTGAAAAGCAAAGGCTTTTGATCAAGAAAAAGGACATCCGAGCACTGCAACAGAGG GAAACTCCTGAGGAAGGTTGGCATGACCTTGTTGCTAAAGGATTCATTGAATACATAGATACTGAGGAAGAAGAAACTACCATGATTTCAATGACAATCAAT GATCTTGTGAATGCAAGGCAGAATCCCGAGGAGGCTTATTGTGATACTTACACTCATTGTGAGATCCATCCTTCGTTGATATTGGGTGTTTGTGCATCTATCATTCCCTTTCCCGACCACAATCAA TCTCCTCGTAATACATATCAATCAGCAATGGGTAAACAAGCCATGGGAATATACGTCACAAATTATCAATTAAGAATG GATACACTAGCTTATGTTCTGTACTACCCTCAGAAGCCACTCGTTACAACTCGTGCTATGGAACATTTACACTTTAGACAACTCCCAGCTGGCATT AATGCTATTGTCGCCATTTCCTGTTATTCTGGGTATAACCAAGAAGATTCTGTCATCATGAACCAATCTTCGATAGATCGTGGGTTCTTCAGATCCTTATTCTTCCGTTCCTACAG AGATGAGGAAAAGAAAATGGGAACTCTTGTTAAGGAGGATTTTGGGCAACCAAATAGGGATAACACTATG GGCATGCGTCATGGTTCCTATGAAAAATTGGATGATGATGGTCTTGCACCTCCT GGTACAAGGGTCTCAGGTGAAGATGTTATAATTGGGAAGACAAGCCCCATTGCTCAAGACGATTCACAAGGACAAGCTTCAAGATACACCCGACGAGACCATAGTACTAGTTTACGGCACAGTGAGAGTGGGATGGTGGATCAG GTTTTGTTAACTACAAATGCGGATGGGTTGAGGTTTGTGAAAGTGAGGGTGCGATCTGTGCGGATACCACAAATTGGTGACAAATTTAGTAGCAGACATGGTCAGAAGGGAACTGTTGGTATGACATACACGCAGGAAGATATGCCATGGACAGTCGAAGGCATTACCCCTGACATTATTGTGAACCCGCATGCTATACCTTCTCGAATGACCATCGGTCAGCTGATTGAATGTATCATGGGTAAAGTCGCTGCACATATGGGAAAGGAGGGTGATGCTACGCCATTCACTGATGTCACT gTTGACAATATCAGCAAGGCTCTTCACAAGTGTGGTTATCAAATGCGTGGTTTTGAAACCATGTATAATGGTCATACAGGACGAAGGCTGCCTGCCATGATATTCCTTGGTCCTACCTATTACCAGAGATTGAAACACATGGTCGACGACAAGATCCATTCTCGAGGGCGTGGACCTGTGCAAATTCTGACAAGGCAGCCCGCGGAAGGACGTTCTCGAGACGGTGGCCTCAGGTTCGGAGAGATGGAGCGAGACTGCATGATTGCCCATGGTGCTGCACACTTCCTCAAGGAACGactatttgaccaaagtgatgcATACAGGGTTCATGTGTGTGAGAAATGTGGGCTGGTAGCCATTGCCAATCTCAAGAAGAGTTCCTTTGAATGCAGAGGGTGTAAGAACAAAACCGACATTGTTCAA GTACACATACCATATGCGTGCAAGCTTCTGTTCCAAGAACTGATGGCCATGGCTATCGCACCAAGGATGCTCACCAAAGAACAGCTGCTAGCTAAAGATCAAAAGAAGAAATGA